The Bacteroidota bacterium genome includes a window with the following:
- a CDS encoding YiiX/YebB-like N1pC/P60 family cysteine hydrolase, whose amino-acid sequence MLLGLICFISLIFFSFLFISSFTHKKEILSINEEIVLQNGDLIFRRGRSLASYFVLANDKSSHYSHVGIIYKRNKQPFVIHVVPGESKGKPDYVKMEKITGFLTQKKASRYAICRLKNSSLEKGKQASETAEIYYKKKLIFDNNYDIKTENLFCTELVWKAYKIAGIDLIRGKFDEVNFPGFRKPMIMPGSLLNSNYIKLLYSSD is encoded by the coding sequence ATGTTATTAGGGTTAATTTGTTTTATTAGTTTAATATTTTTTTCATTTTTATTTATAAGTTCATTTACCCATAAGAAAGAAATACTATCAATTAATGAAGAAATTGTTTTACAAAATGGGGATTTAATATTCAGGCGTGGCAGAAGCCTTGCGAGTTATTTTGTATTAGCTAATGATAAAAGTTCACATTATTCTCATGTTGGAATAATTTATAAGAGAAACAAGCAACCTTTTGTAATTCATGTTGTTCCGGGAGAATCAAAAGGAAAGCCCGATTATGTAAAAATGGAAAAAATCACTGGATTTTTAACTCAAAAGAAAGCATCAAGATATGCTATTTGCCGTCTCAAAAATTCTTCTTTAGAAAAAGGTAAGCAAGCCTCAGAAACTGCTGAAATTTACTATAAAAAGAAACTTATTTTCGATAACAATTATGATATAAAAACTGAAAACTTATTTTGCACAGAACTTGTTTGGAAAGCATACAAAATAGCAGGTATTGACTTAATAAGAGGTAAGTTTGATGAAGTGAATTTCCCTGGATTTCGTAAGCCAATGATAATGCCAGGCTCACTCCTAAACAGCAATTATATCAAATTACTATATTCATCAGATTAA